The uncultured Hyphomonas sp. genome includes a region encoding these proteins:
- a CDS encoding acetyl-CoA acetyltransferase, translated as MPTGIRDRVAILGMGCSKFGERWNDDADTLMVEAYQEAIADAGIETSRIDAAWLAVAFDAVNVGPSGIPLGIALRLNNAPVTKVENYCASGTEALRGAVYAVASGAADIALALGVEKLKDTGYGGLPARTRGTMFDMIGVTGSAPGNFAQLAAAYRARHGVVPEDLKRAMAHVSVKSHANGAKNDKAHLRKPIDIDTVLNAPMIAEPLGLFDCCGVSDGAACAIVTTPEIARSLGKSDLVTVKALQIAVSNGWELQGTGWDGSYFHTTRVAAARAYKEAGISKPSEQVSLMEVHDCFSITELVTMEDLLISEEGRGWQDVLDGRFDADGEIPCQIDGGLKCFGHPIGASGLRMVYENYLQILGRAGPRQRQQDVTFALSHNLGGMPNQNVSAISIIGRADA; from the coding sequence ATGCCAACTGGTATCAGAGATAGGGTCGCCATTCTCGGGATGGGCTGTTCCAAGTTCGGTGAACGCTGGAACGATGATGCCGACACATTGATGGTGGAAGCCTATCAGGAGGCGATCGCAGATGCGGGAATAGAAACATCCCGGATCGATGCCGCATGGCTTGCTGTAGCGTTTGACGCGGTCAATGTCGGGCCTTCGGGTATTCCGCTGGGAATCGCTCTGCGCCTGAACAATGCGCCTGTGACGAAAGTTGAAAACTATTGTGCGAGCGGAACAGAAGCCTTGCGCGGGGCAGTTTACGCCGTCGCTTCGGGTGCAGCCGATATCGCATTGGCCCTCGGTGTCGAAAAACTCAAGGACACAGGCTATGGTGGTTTGCCGGCCCGGACTCGCGGGACAATGTTCGACATGATCGGTGTCACGGGGTCGGCGCCAGGCAATTTCGCCCAACTCGCAGCAGCCTATCGTGCACGGCATGGTGTCGTACCGGAAGATCTGAAGCGCGCAATGGCCCATGTTTCTGTAAAGAGTCATGCCAATGGAGCGAAGAACGACAAGGCACACCTGCGAAAGCCGATCGACATCGATACGGTTTTGAACGCGCCGATGATCGCCGAACCGCTCGGCCTGTTCGATTGCTGCGGCGTGTCGGACGGGGCAGCATGTGCCATCGTCACGACGCCGGAGATTGCCAGGTCGCTTGGAAAGTCGGATCTGGTGACTGTCAAAGCACTCCAGATCGCCGTGTCCAATGGCTGGGAGCTCCAGGGGACAGGGTGGGATGGAAGTTATTTCCACACGACCCGCGTGGCCGCCGCGAGAGCCTACAAAGAGGCGGGCATTTCAAAACCCTCCGAACAAGTAAGCCTGATGGAAGTGCATGATTGTTTCTCGATCACTGAGCTTGTCACGATGGAAGACCTTCTGATCAGTGAAGAAGGTAGGGGTTGGCAGGACGTTCTCGACGGGCGGTTCGATGCCGACGGTGAAATTCCTTGTCAGATTGATGGCGGGCTCAAATGCTTCGGTCACCCGATCGGGGCTTCAGGGCTTCGCATGGTCTACGAAAACTACCTGCAAATCCTGGGCCGGGCCGGCCCGCGCCAACGCCAGCAGGACGTGACCTTCGCCCTGTCGCACAATCTGGGTGGCATGCCCAACCAGAACGTTTCTGCGATATCGATTATCGGGCGCGCTGACGCCTGA
- a CDS encoding 3-oxoacyl-[acyl-carrier-protein] synthase III C-terminal domain-containing protein: MTIGILEYGIYIPRRRLQRSAIHTANAWFAPGMKGLARGEKAVANWDEDPVTMAVEAARSCLGDRERESVDSVVLASTSHPFADRQNAGIVKEALNLGDAVSSMDFGGGLRAGVSALASALLQPSRTTLCMAAERRGTKPGSEAEMTYGDAAAAILVGEGEPVAKLLGHHAVSADFVDHFRAGNADTDYNWESRWVRDEGYLKLGAGALKEALEKTGLEASSVDHLIVPIVTRGVAAQMAKKAGIPEDAVCDVLLSEVGDTGAAHPLLLLAMVLEKAQAGETVVLVGYGQGAEVLVFEVMPAVEAARQGRCGAALARKSPELNYMRHLAFTGSLSYELGMRAEQDQKTALTALYRNRKAVLGLVGGKCTRTGTVQFPRSDISVNQNERAIGTQEDYPLADVPARILTFTADSLTYSPDPPSRYGMVEFEGGGRMMAEFVDADESDIAVGRQMRMAFRIKAIDEQRQFKRYFWKAIPAVSASGMEG, encoded by the coding sequence ATGACAATCGGCATACTGGAATACGGCATTTATATTCCCCGGCGGCGTCTTCAACGTAGCGCCATTCACACGGCAAATGCCTGGTTTGCACCGGGCATGAAGGGGCTAGCCCGGGGGGAAAAGGCGGTTGCCAACTGGGACGAAGACCCGGTCACCATGGCAGTGGAAGCGGCGAGGTCCTGTCTCGGCGACCGTGAACGCGAATCCGTCGACTCAGTGGTCCTGGCATCGACGTCGCATCCGTTTGCCGACCGGCAAAATGCAGGAATCGTGAAGGAGGCGCTCAATCTTGGAGACGCCGTGTCATCCATGGATTTCGGAGGCGGCTTGCGCGCCGGGGTTTCAGCGCTGGCGTCCGCCTTGCTGCAGCCGTCGCGCACAACCCTGTGCATGGCGGCCGAACGCCGGGGCACCAAGCCTGGGTCGGAAGCCGAAATGACCTACGGAGATGCAGCGGCAGCTATCCTGGTGGGAGAGGGTGAACCAGTTGCGAAGCTGCTCGGACACCATGCTGTCAGTGCGGATTTCGTCGATCACTTCCGCGCGGGGAATGCTGATACGGATTATAATTGGGAAAGCCGCTGGGTTCGTGATGAAGGATACCTGAAGCTCGGTGCGGGCGCCTTGAAGGAGGCTCTTGAAAAGACAGGACTTGAGGCGTCCTCTGTTGATCACCTGATCGTTCCAATCGTCACCCGCGGCGTTGCTGCGCAGATGGCGAAAAAGGCCGGAATTCCGGAGGATGCCGTATGTGATGTCCTTTTGAGCGAAGTTGGGGATACCGGCGCCGCGCATCCTTTGCTCCTCCTGGCAATGGTACTGGAGAAGGCGCAGGCCGGGGAAACGGTCGTCCTTGTGGGATACGGCCAGGGCGCAGAGGTTCTGGTGTTCGAAGTCATGCCGGCAGTTGAAGCGGCTCGCCAGGGACGATGCGGTGCAGCATTAGCTCGCAAGTCACCGGAACTCAATTACATGCGTCATCTCGCATTTACCGGGTCCTTGTCATACGAGTTGGGTATGCGCGCTGAGCAGGATCAAAAAACTGCGCTCACCGCTCTTTACCGAAATCGAAAAGCCGTTCTTGGCCTCGTTGGCGGAAAATGTACTCGTACAGGGACGGTGCAGTTTCCAAGAAGTGACATCAGCGTCAATCAGAATGAGCGCGCAATAGGAACTCAGGAAGATTATCCGTTGGCGGATGTACCAGCCAGAATCCTGACTTTTACGGCTGACTCACTGACGTATTCGCCAGATCCTCCGAGTCGATACGGCATGGTGGAGTTTGAAGGCGGAGGCCGGATGATGGCTGAGTTCGTGGACGCCGATGAGTCCGACATCGCGGTCGGCCGTCAAATGCGGATGGCGTTCAGGATCAAGGCGATCGACGAGCAACGACAATTCAAGCGGTACTTCTGGAAGGCCATTCCAGCGGTTTCTGCTTCAGGCATGGAGGGCTGA
- a CDS encoding MaoC/PaaZ C-terminal domain-containing protein, with product MPLDYHRLMAMPTLDVRHEISERDTILYALGIGARELCYVYEDGLEAFPTIAAVVTYPGFFAKDPKYGLTWQRVLHGEQSVEIHRPFPSSGAFHASTKIDEIYDKGADKGAIMEVSRVIFEDGSAEPVATVRSRSFLRGDGGFGNMGQGQPPVPHAIPDARAPDISVRLPTHEDQALIYRLSGDYNPLHIDPEVARSAGFDRPILHGLCTYGVVGRALVQSVCEGRAARLKRMDVRFSSPVYPGEAVTTEVWHEGEGRAAFRARIESRDVTVINNGLLEYQ from the coding sequence GTGCCGCTCGATTATCACCGGCTTATGGCCATGCCGACACTCGATGTCCGACACGAAATATCCGAAAGGGACACAATACTCTACGCCTTGGGCATCGGCGCAAGAGAGCTTTGTTACGTTTATGAGGACGGACTGGAAGCGTTCCCGACCATTGCCGCTGTCGTTACTTATCCTGGATTTTTTGCGAAAGACCCGAAATATGGCCTGACATGGCAGAGGGTCCTGCACGGAGAGCAATCCGTGGAGATCCACCGGCCATTTCCCTCGAGCGGGGCCTTCCACGCATCCACGAAGATCGACGAAATCTACGACAAGGGTGCGGACAAAGGCGCCATAATGGAAGTATCTCGCGTCATCTTCGAGGACGGCAGCGCGGAACCTGTGGCAACGGTACGCTCCCGTAGTTTCCTCCGGGGCGATGGCGGATTCGGGAACATGGGGCAGGGGCAACCGCCTGTACCTCACGCCATACCGGACGCCCGGGCGCCCGATATATCTGTCCGCCTTCCCACACACGAAGACCAGGCGCTGATCTATCGTCTGTCAGGTGACTATAATCCGCTCCATATCGATCCCGAAGTTGCGCGTTCAGCGGGCTTTGATCGTCCTATACTTCACGGTCTTTGCACTTATGGCGTCGTTGGGCGGGCGCTGGTTCAATCCGTATGTGAAGGGCGAGCGGCCCGTTTGAAACGGATGGATGTCCGCTTTTCGAGTCCGGTCTATCCGGGCGAGGCAGTGACCACCGAGGTCTGGCACGAAGGTGAAGGGCGCGCCGCATTCAGGGCACGGATCGAAAGCAGAGATGTAACGGTCATCAACAACGGGCTTTTGGAGTACCAATGA
- a CDS encoding TonB-dependent receptor — MIASGLLAPVALAQESESVEPDASGDLVQVSGPETEPEDDVARMSRVVVSGSRVIANGYEAPTPVTTTTNAELKAVSPILTDALRQLPQLSGSSSAAVATHTQGAGPGNTTAANLRDLGPERTLVLLDGRRTAPSMATGTADMALFPSGLVEKVDIVTGGASAAYGSGAVSGVVNYVLNTDFEGVQAEVRGGISGQNDAGSYGFDLTGGKSFNAGKGHVVFDLSGSGQAGLDGTERGWSNKFTSRIVNPNAGQPGEPTFLIVDDVSSNIATFGGLIRTPGPLFNTNFDADGNAIPFGTGISAGGTQIGGDGARYTQPLRSGNKQINAFVHAKYDLTDDVEVFAEGSYGVSELKYPLVLPYSIGGRAYTIQQDNAYLPESVRDVMIANDIESFSMWKYDLDYGRPEAFTKSNALNATFGLKAQLPFDFELDTYYSHGETLLRWGSNPGVKLAELKLSADAVIDPDTGQIVCRSTLTDPTNGCVARNPFGIHAPTEEQAGYVLGQPVARSLTKQDVFAATVTGSPFSTWAGEVPIAVGVEYRNNTNKVIGDAVSQQANWAVSNVTAGSRGSYDLFEGFVEALVPLVKDAPFAEDLSLNAAIRHTNYSTSGGVTSWKVGLTNQVFEDLRLRATVSRDIRAPHIGELFGGQTLVSLAFFDPVLNNQYFQGVISPSGSNPDLTPELSDTLTLGFVYRPSFLEGVGLSVDYYSLKIEDAISQLSAQTIINQCVAGDQSLCDLITRNPTTNEITQIYNTLINIQTAEISGIDLEASYSTDWLGGDLSFRGVASYLDSYQFESPGSVTLEQAGWSVRPHWRGNASVSWSKGPWTATVSERILGESYRLSPPDLTDQEKAPLTAYTNLYLQYAFGSEALEKEVFLNISNVFDQDPQALGTSTQTIAYNIYTQPSYYDMVGRYFSVGARVRF; from the coding sequence ATGATCGCATCAGGTCTTCTCGCGCCGGTGGCGCTTGCTCAAGAAAGCGAAAGTGTGGAACCGGATGCGTCCGGCGACCTGGTCCAGGTCTCTGGTCCGGAAACAGAACCTGAAGATGATGTCGCCCGTATGTCGCGTGTCGTCGTGTCCGGTTCGCGAGTCATTGCAAACGGCTATGAGGCGCCGACACCTGTCACCACCACGACCAATGCCGAATTGAAAGCCGTCTCGCCCATTCTGACCGATGCATTGCGGCAGCTTCCACAGCTTTCGGGTTCTTCTTCAGCTGCGGTTGCAACCCATACGCAGGGTGCCGGCCCCGGAAATACGACGGCCGCCAATCTGCGGGATCTCGGCCCAGAGCGAACGCTCGTTCTGCTCGATGGCCGCCGGACGGCGCCCAGCATGGCGACCGGGACCGCGGACATGGCGCTCTTCCCATCGGGGCTGGTTGAAAAAGTTGATATCGTGACCGGAGGTGCTTCGGCCGCGTACGGTTCCGGCGCGGTATCAGGCGTCGTCAACTACGTCCTCAATACCGATTTCGAAGGTGTCCAGGCGGAGGTGCGTGGAGGTATTTCTGGCCAGAACGATGCAGGGAGCTATGGATTTGACCTCACCGGAGGCAAATCGTTCAATGCGGGCAAGGGTCATGTCGTGTTCGACCTGTCCGGCAGCGGGCAGGCAGGGCTTGATGGCACAGAACGGGGCTGGTCCAATAAATTCACCAGTCGCATCGTGAACCCCAATGCTGGCCAGCCTGGCGAACCCACCTTCCTCATTGTTGACGACGTTTCCTCAAACATAGCGACTTTCGGCGGCCTGATCCGGACGCCGGGACCATTGTTCAATACAAATTTCGATGCTGACGGGAATGCGATCCCGTTCGGTACAGGCATCTCGGCCGGAGGCACCCAGATTGGCGGTGACGGAGCCCGATATACACAGCCGCTTCGTTCCGGGAACAAGCAGATCAATGCATTTGTCCACGCCAAATACGACCTGACTGACGATGTCGAGGTGTTTGCGGAAGGTTCATATGGGGTTTCAGAATTGAAATACCCGCTTGTGCTTCCTTACAGCATCGGCGGGCGGGCCTATACGATCCAACAGGACAATGCCTATCTTCCGGAATCCGTCCGGGATGTGATGATTGCCAATGACATCGAGTCATTTTCGATGTGGAAATACGATCTTGACTATGGTCGGCCAGAGGCATTCACCAAGTCGAATGCGTTGAACGCCACCTTTGGCCTGAAAGCGCAGCTGCCGTTCGATTTCGAGCTTGATACCTACTACTCCCACGGCGAGACTTTGCTGAGGTGGGGGTCCAATCCGGGCGTCAAGCTCGCTGAACTCAAACTGTCGGCGGATGCAGTAATTGATCCGGATACTGGACAGATCGTCTGCCGGTCCACCCTGACGGATCCGACAAATGGATGCGTCGCGCGAAACCCGTTCGGTATTCATGCGCCGACCGAAGAGCAGGCGGGTTATGTGCTCGGCCAACCGGTGGCGCGGTCGCTGACCAAACAGGATGTATTTGCCGCGACAGTTACCGGAAGTCCCTTCTCGACCTGGGCTGGAGAGGTCCCGATTGCCGTTGGTGTTGAGTATCGCAACAACACCAACAAAGTGATCGGTGATGCGGTTTCGCAACAAGCCAATTGGGCGGTGAGCAATGTGACGGCGGGCAGCCGCGGCTCATATGACCTGTTCGAAGGCTTCGTCGAGGCGCTTGTGCCGCTGGTCAAGGATGCGCCGTTTGCAGAGGATCTGAGCCTGAATGCAGCGATACGGCACACCAACTACAGTACCAGCGGCGGGGTAACCAGCTGGAAGGTCGGTCTGACCAACCAGGTGTTCGAAGATCTTCGGTTGCGCGCAACCGTCTCCCGGGACATCCGCGCGCCGCATATCGGAGAACTTTTTGGCGGCCAGACACTGGTGTCGCTGGCATTCTTCGATCCCGTTCTCAACAACCAATATTTCCAGGGCGTGATCAGCCCCAGCGGCAGCAATCCGGACCTTACACCAGAACTGTCGGACACATTGACGCTTGGATTTGTGTATCGTCCCTCTTTCCTTGAGGGGGTCGGTCTTTCGGTCGACTATTACAGCCTCAAGATCGAGGATGCGATTTCGCAGCTGAGTGCGCAAACGATCATCAACCAATGTGTTGCGGGAGACCAGTCACTTTGCGATCTGATCACGCGAAATCCGACCACAAACGAAATTACCCAGATCTACAATACGTTGATCAATATTCAGACGGCAGAAATATCAGGTATCGACTTGGAAGCCAGCTATTCGACAGATTGGCTTGGCGGGGACCTGAGTTTCCGGGGCGTTGCCAGCTATCTTGATTCCTATCAGTTCGAATCTCCCGGTTCGGTAACATTGGAGCAGGCGGGCTGGTCTGTGCGGCCGCACTGGCGCGGCAATGCCTCAGTAAGCTGGTCCAAAGGTCCTTGGACGGCGACCGTTTCCGAGCGGATATTGGGGGAATCCTACAGGCTCTCTCCTCCTGACCTGACGGACCAGGAAAAAGCACCTCTGACTGCATATACGAACCTTTATCTTCAGTATGCCTTCGGCAGTGAGGCGCTTGAGAAGGAAGTCTTCCTGAACATCAGCAATGTGTTTGACCAGGACCCTCAGGCGCTGGGTACGTCCACTCAGACGATTGCGTACAATATCTACACCCAACCGTCCTATTACGACATGGTCGGGCGTTACTTCTCTGTCGGCGCGCGAGTGCGCTTCTGA